Proteins from a single region of Streptomyces sp. TN58:
- a CDS encoding 3-hydroxyacyl-CoA dehydrogenase, translating into MTAIERSRTVAVVGAGTMGQGIAQVALLAGHRVLIYDIDAALASGGVAIVQDRVERMAAKGRLDRAEAAEAVGRIAPAGALADLAGAALVIEAVVENVGIKQTLFAALEDVLEPDALLATNTSSLSVTELAAGLAHPGRFLGLHFFNPAPLLPLVEVVSGSATDPDAAERAYRTVLGWGKTPVRCADTPGFIVNRIARPFYAEAFAVYEEQGADPATIDAVLRESGGFKMGPFALTDLIGQDVNEAVTRSVWESFFRSPKFTPSLAQRRLVQSGRLGRKSGHGWFPYGPDAVAAQPHTAGPEEAPDKVTVVGDLGPAAELADLLQEAGIAVTAAEQGGPYIQLPGEGQLVLADGKTSVEFADVVYFDLALDYRGATRIALSASEDTSERTLAEAIGLFQKLGKQVSVIGDVPGMIVARTVAMLIDLTADAVARGVASAEDIDTAMRLGVNYPLGPSEWHDRLGRDWAYDLLHHLDERCPGGRYAPSLALFKLGYAAGDEEGTL; encoded by the coding sequence ATGACAGCAATCGAGCGGTCCCGCACTGTGGCGGTCGTCGGAGCGGGCACGATGGGCCAGGGCATCGCCCAGGTGGCCCTTCTCGCCGGCCACCGTGTGCTGATCTACGACATCGATGCCGCGCTCGCCTCCGGCGGCGTCGCCATCGTGCAGGACCGTGTCGAGCGGATGGCCGCGAAGGGCCGTCTGGACCGGGCCGAGGCCGCGGAGGCGGTCGGCCGGATCGCCCCCGCCGGGGCCCTCGCCGACCTCGCCGGGGCCGCCCTCGTCATCGAGGCCGTCGTCGAGAACGTCGGGATCAAGCAGACCCTCTTCGCCGCGCTCGAAGACGTGCTGGAGCCGGACGCGCTGCTCGCCACGAACACCTCCTCCCTCTCCGTCACCGAGCTCGCCGCCGGTCTCGCACACCCCGGCCGCTTCCTCGGCCTGCACTTCTTCAACCCGGCCCCGCTGCTCCCGCTCGTCGAGGTGGTCAGCGGCTCCGCGACCGACCCGGACGCCGCCGAGCGCGCCTACCGCACGGTCCTCGGCTGGGGCAAGACGCCGGTGCGCTGCGCCGACACCCCCGGCTTCATCGTCAACCGGATCGCCCGCCCCTTCTACGCCGAGGCCTTCGCGGTGTACGAGGAGCAGGGCGCCGACCCGGCCACCATCGACGCCGTGCTCCGCGAGAGCGGCGGCTTCAAGATGGGGCCCTTCGCCCTGACCGACCTGATCGGCCAGGACGTCAACGAGGCCGTGACCCGCTCCGTGTGGGAGTCCTTCTTCCGCAGCCCCAAGTTCACCCCGTCGCTCGCGCAGCGCCGGCTGGTCCAGTCGGGCCGCCTGGGCCGCAAGTCGGGGCACGGCTGGTTCCCGTACGGCCCCGACGCGGTCGCCGCGCAGCCGCACACCGCCGGGCCCGAGGAGGCCCCCGACAAGGTGACCGTCGTCGGCGACCTCGGCCCCGCCGCCGAACTGGCCGACCTGCTCCAGGAGGCCGGGATCGCGGTCACGGCCGCCGAGCAGGGCGGCCCGTACATCCAGCTGCCCGGCGAGGGCCAGCTCGTCCTCGCGGACGGCAAGACCTCCGTCGAGTTCGCCGACGTCGTCTACTTCGACCTCGCGCTCGACTACCGGGGCGCCACCCGGATCGCCCTCTCCGCGAGCGAGGACACCAGCGAGCGCACCCTCGCCGAGGCGATCGGCCTCTTCCAGAAGCTCGGCAAGCAGGTCTCCGTCATCGGCGACGTCCCCGGCATGATCGTCGCCCGGACCGTGGCGATGCTGATCGACCTCACCGCCGACGCCGTGGCCCGGGGCGTGGCCTCCGCCGAGGACATCGACACCGCGATGCGGCTCGGCGTCAACTACCCGCTGGGCCCCTCCGAATGGCACGACCGGCTCGGCCGGGACTGGGCCTACGACCTGCTGCACCACCTCGACGAGCGCTGCCCCGGCGGCCGGTACGCGCCCTCGCTGGCGCTGTTCAAGCTGGGCTACGCGGCGGGCGACGAGGAGGGCACGCTGTGA
- a CDS encoding Lrp/AsnC family transcriptional regulator yields the protein MPDEQMAAAGSAPVPPGGAPGASAAPPVAPRPLDPIDRSIMRLLQADGRASIRSVAEQVHVSRANAYARINRLIDDGVIRGFTARVNHERAGQGASAYITLKIVQNSWRTVREQLRELPGAAHIALVSGDFDVLLLVHTPDNRTLRELVLTRLQAIPEVLSTRTLLVFEETDLLAPGPGPSGGPAAIAEE from the coding sequence ATGCCGGATGAACAAATGGCCGCGGCCGGTTCCGCACCGGTTCCACCTGGGGGCGCACCGGGAGCCTCCGCGGCCCCTCCCGTCGCACCACGGCCCCTGGACCCGATCGACCGGTCGATCATGCGGCTGCTGCAGGCGGACGGCCGGGCCTCCATACGCTCCGTGGCCGAGCAGGTCCACGTCTCGCGGGCGAACGCGTACGCGCGGATCAACCGGCTCATCGACGACGGGGTGATCCGCGGCTTCACTGCACGCGTCAACCACGAGCGCGCGGGCCAGGGCGCCTCCGCCTACATCACCCTGAAGATCGTCCAGAACTCCTGGCGAACGGTCCGCGAACAGCTGCGCGAGCTCCCCGGCGCCGCGCACATCGCCCTGGTCAGCGGCGACTTCGACGTCCTGCTCCTCGTGCACACCCCGGACAACCGGACCCTGCGCGAGCTGGTCCTGACCCGCCTCCAGGCCATCCCGGAGGTCCTGTCGACGCGCACCCTGCTGGTCTTCGAGGAAACCGACCTCCTCGCCCCCGGCCCGGGCCCCTCGGGCGGCCCGGCGGCAATCGCCGAGGAGTAG
- a CDS encoding TetR/AcrR family transcriptional regulator: MTTVKRDTYTPETLLSVAVQVFNERGYDGTSMEHLSKAAGISKSSIYHHVTGKEELLRRAVSRALDGLFAVLEEPGAVRGRAVERVEYVTRRTVEVLVGELPYVTLLLRVRGNTRTERWALERRREFDHQVAELLKAAAADGDLRADVDIRLATRLLFGMVNSLVEWYRPHPGTGPEQLADAVVHMAFDGLRTTR, encoded by the coding sequence GTGACCACGGTCAAGCGCGACACCTACACCCCCGAGACGCTGCTGTCCGTGGCCGTGCAGGTCTTCAACGAGCGCGGCTACGACGGCACCTCGATGGAGCACCTGTCCAAGGCCGCGGGCATCTCGAAGTCCTCGATCTACCACCACGTCACGGGCAAGGAGGAGCTGCTGCGGCGAGCCGTCAGCCGGGCCCTCGACGGGCTCTTCGCGGTGCTGGAGGAGCCGGGGGCGGTCCGCGGCCGGGCCGTCGAGCGCGTCGAGTACGTCACGCGCCGCACGGTCGAGGTGCTGGTCGGCGAGCTGCCGTACGTGACGCTGCTGCTGCGGGTCCGGGGCAACACCCGCACCGAGAGGTGGGCGCTTGAGCGCCGCCGGGAGTTCGACCACCAGGTGGCGGAGCTGCTGAAGGCCGCCGCCGCGGACGGCGACCTGCGGGCGGACGTGGACATCCGCCTCGCCACCCGCCTCCTCTTCGGCATGGTGAACTCGCTGGTCGAGTGGTACCGCCCACACCCGGGCACCGGCCCCGAACAGCTGGCGGACGCGGTCGTCCACATGGCCTTCGACGGCCTGCGCACCACCCGCTGA
- the pdhA gene encoding pyruvate dehydrogenase (acetyl-transferring) E1 component subunit alpha has translation MTVQELPGAGASHRPTPPPAWRPRTDAAPLLPDAEPYRVLGTEAADRLDPALMRRCYAELVRGRRYNAQATALTKQGRLAVYPSTVGQEACEIAAAMVLEEQDWLFPSYRDTLAAVARGLDPVQALTLLRGDWHTGYDPREHRIAPLSTPLATQLPHAVGLAHAARLRGDDVVALAMVGDGGTSEGDFHEALNFAAVWKAPVVFLVQNNGFAISVPLAKQTAAPTLAHKAVGYGMPGRLVDGNDIAAMHEVLSEAVRRARSGGGPTLIEAVTYRMEAHTNADDATRYRGDAEVEAWKAHDPIVLLERELTARGILDEAGITAARDEAEAMAASLRDGMNADPVVDPMDLFAHVYAEQTDRLREQAAMLRAELEAEDQA, from the coding sequence ATGACGGTCCAAGAGCTGCCCGGTGCCGGTGCGTCCCACCGTCCCACCCCGCCGCCCGCCTGGAGGCCCCGTACGGACGCCGCCCCGCTGCTTCCGGACGCCGAGCCCTACCGCGTGCTGGGCACCGAGGCGGCCGACCGCCTCGACCCCGCGCTGATGCGCCGGTGCTACGCCGAGCTGGTCCGCGGCCGTCGCTACAACGCCCAGGCCACGGCGCTCACCAAGCAGGGCCGGCTCGCCGTGTACCCCTCCACCGTCGGCCAGGAGGCCTGCGAGATCGCCGCCGCGATGGTCCTGGAAGAGCAGGACTGGCTCTTCCCGAGCTACCGCGACACCCTGGCGGCCGTGGCGCGCGGACTGGACCCCGTACAGGCGCTGACCCTGCTGCGCGGCGACTGGCACACCGGCTACGACCCGCGCGAGCACCGCATAGCCCCCCTCTCGACCCCGCTCGCCACCCAGCTGCCGCACGCGGTGGGCCTGGCGCACGCGGCGCGGCTGCGCGGCGACGACGTCGTCGCCCTCGCCATGGTCGGCGACGGCGGCACCAGTGAGGGCGACTTCCACGAGGCGCTGAACTTCGCCGCCGTGTGGAAGGCCCCCGTGGTCTTCCTCGTGCAGAACAACGGCTTCGCGATCTCCGTCCCGCTCGCCAAGCAGACCGCCGCCCCGACGCTGGCCCACAAGGCCGTCGGATACGGCATGCCGGGCCGGCTGGTCGACGGCAACGACATCGCCGCGATGCACGAGGTGCTGTCCGAGGCCGTCCGGCGGGCCCGCTCCGGCGGCGGCCCGACGCTGATCGAGGCCGTCACGTACCGCATGGAGGCGCACACCAACGCCGACGACGCGACGCGCTACCGCGGTGACGCGGAGGTCGAGGCGTGGAAGGCACACGACCCGATCGTCCTGCTGGAGCGCGAGCTGACCGCGCGCGGAATCCTCGACGAGGCGGGCATCACGGCCGCGCGCGACGAGGCCGAGGCGATGGCGGCGTCCCTGCGCGACGGGATGAACGCCGATCCGGTGGTGGATCCGATGGACCTGTTCGCGCATGTCTACGCGGAGCAGACGGACCGCCTGCGCGAGCAGGCGGCCATGCTCCGTGCCGAGCTGGAAGCCGAGGACC
- the paaN gene encoding phenylacetic acid degradation protein PaaN: MAAELTVPQLSAKHRPTLDQALSAIRSRAYWSPHPEHPKAYGETAPADGLAAFEALRGTRLDLGQPGTDGFTGAEKSPYGLDLGVEYPHVDVDMLLPAMKAGMAAWRDAGPEARALVCIEILARISARTHEFAHAVMHTSGQAFMMAFQAGGPHAQDRGLEAVAYAYEEQTRVPGQADWSKPQGKKDPLELGKTFTAVPRGIALMIGCNTFPTWNGYPGLFASLATGNPVLVKPHPRAVLPLALTVQVAREVLAETGFDPNLVALAVERPGEGIAKDLAVRPEIKLIDYTGSTEFGDWLEANARQAQVYTEKAGVNTVVLDSTDNYKGMLANLAFSLSLYSGQMCTTPQNLLIPRDGIATDAGHKSYDEVVADLAASVGGLLGDDARANALLGALVNPDVKARLEAAAELGEVALASREVANPEFPDAVVRTPVMVKLDAGKPDADAPFLSECFGPVSFAVAVDSTADALELLRRTVREKGAMTVGAYTTSADTERAVEEVCLEESAQLSLNLTGGVYVNQTAAFSDFHGSGGNPAANAALCDGAFVANRFRVVEVRRQA, from the coding sequence ATGGCCGCCGAGCTCACCGTCCCCCAGCTGTCCGCCAAGCACCGGCCCACCCTGGACCAGGCCCTGTCGGCGATCCGCAGCCGCGCCTACTGGTCCCCGCATCCCGAACACCCCAAGGCGTACGGCGAGACCGCCCCGGCCGACGGGCTGGCCGCCTTCGAAGCGCTCCGCGGCACCCGGCTGGACCTCGGCCAGCCCGGCACCGACGGCTTCACGGGCGCGGAGAAGTCCCCGTACGGCCTGGACCTCGGCGTCGAGTACCCGCACGTGGACGTGGACATGCTGCTGCCCGCGATGAAGGCCGGCATGGCCGCCTGGCGCGACGCGGGTCCGGAGGCACGCGCCCTGGTCTGCATCGAGATCCTGGCCCGCATCTCGGCCCGCACCCACGAGTTCGCGCACGCGGTCATGCACACCAGCGGCCAGGCCTTCATGATGGCGTTCCAGGCGGGCGGCCCCCACGCGCAGGACCGCGGCCTGGAGGCCGTGGCGTACGCGTACGAGGAGCAGACCCGGGTCCCGGGGCAGGCCGACTGGTCGAAGCCGCAGGGCAAGAAGGACCCGCTGGAGCTCGGAAAGACCTTCACCGCGGTCCCCCGCGGCATCGCCCTCATGATCGGCTGCAACACCTTCCCGACCTGGAACGGCTACCCGGGCCTGTTCGCCTCGCTGGCCACCGGCAACCCGGTGCTGGTCAAGCCGCACCCGCGGGCCGTGCTGCCGCTCGCGCTGACCGTGCAGGTGGCGCGCGAGGTCCTGGCGGAGACGGGCTTCGACCCGAACCTGGTCGCGCTCGCGGTCGAGCGCCCGGGCGAGGGCATCGCCAAGGACCTCGCCGTCCGCCCCGAGATCAAGCTGATCGACTACACGGGCTCCACGGAGTTCGGCGACTGGCTGGAGGCCAACGCCCGCCAGGCGCAGGTCTACACGGAGAAGGCGGGCGTCAACACCGTCGTCCTGGACTCCACCGACAACTACAAGGGGATGCTGGCCAACCTGGCCTTCTCCCTGTCGCTCTACAGCGGCCAGATGTGCACCACCCCGCAGAACCTGCTCATCCCGCGCGACGGCATCGCCACGGACGCCGGCCACAAGTCCTACGACGAGGTCGTGGCCGACCTGGCGGCCTCGGTGGGCGGCCTGCTCGGCGACGACGCCCGGGCCAACGCGCTGCTCGGCGCCCTGGTCAACCCGGACGTCAAGGCCCGCCTGGAGGCGGCGGCCGAGCTCGGCGAGGTCGCGCTGGCCTCCCGCGAGGTCGCCAACCCCGAGTTCCCGGACGCGGTGGTCCGTACGCCGGTGATGGTCAAGCTGGACGCCGGCAAGCCGGACGCGGACGCGCCCTTCCTGTCCGAGTGCTTCGGCCCGGTCTCCTTCGCGGTGGCCGTCGACTCCACGGCGGACGCGCTGGAGCTGCTGCGCCGCACCGTGCGGGAGAAGGGCGCCATGACGGTGGGCGCCTACACCACCTCCGCGGACACCGAGCGGGCGGTCGAGGAGGTCTGCCTGGAGGAGTCCGCGCAGCTCTCCCTGAACCTGACGGGCGGGGTCTACGTCAACCAGACGGCGGCCTTCTCGGACTTCCATGGCTCCGGCGGCAACCCCGCGGCCAACGCCGCGCTGTGCGACGGCGCCTTCGTCGCGAACCGCTTCCGCGTGGTGGAGGTCCGCCGCCAGGCGTAG